The sequence AAGTGGGACCAGTCGTCGACCGACGGCCGGAGATATCGGAACCGATAGTAGGCGAACAGGAGTGGGTATGGGCAAGCTGGACGGCAAGGTCGCGTTGATTACCGGCGCGGGGCAGGGAATCGGACAGGGGATCGCCCTCGCCCTGGCCAAGGAAGGAGCGGCGATCGCCGTCGCGGGCCGAACCGAATCGAAACTGGTCGGCACCTGCGAGCGCCTCACGGCGCTGGGGGCACGCAGCGTGCCCGTCGTCTGCGATGTCAGCAGACGGGACGACATCGTGGCCGCCGTCGAACGCACCGTGGACGCTTTCGGTGGCGTGGACATCCTGGTGAACAACGCCAACGACTGCAAGCCGGGCCCGATCCTGTCGGTCGTGGACGACGAGTACGAGCGGTCGTTCGCGACGGGACCGCTCGCGACGCTCCGCATGATGCAGTCGTGCCATCCACACATGAAGGTCCGCGGTGGCGGCGTGATCGTCAATCTGGTGACCTCGGCGGCGGTGCGCTGGGACGCGAGCAATTACGGCGCCTACGGTTCGATCAAGGAGGGAATGCGCTCACTGACCCGGTCGGCTGCCTGCGAATGGGGCACCGACGGCATCCGGGTGCTCTCCGTCGCGCCGCACGCGAAGACCCCGGCCCTCGAACGCTGGATGAACGACAATCCGGAGGAGGCGGCCGAGTTCGTGGCGGGTATTCCGCTCGGTCGGGTCGGTGACGCCGAAACCGACATCGGACGCGCCGTCGTCTTCCTGGTCGGTGAGGACGCCGGCTACTTGACGGGGGCGACGATCCCGCTGGACGGTGGCCAGTCCCGGTGGGGTTGACGGCTGATCCCGCCCACCGGGAAAGCCCACGGCCGTAGCCGCCGGTCTCCACTAGTTTCGGCAGGATCGAACACCCATACCGAGAGGGCACCGTCGCGATGACGACCGTTACAACACCGCGCAATTCACGATCAGTAGTGGTGACCGTCGCCGCTGTGGTGGAGGAGACGTCCGAGGCGCGATCGTTGGTATTCGACGTTCCGCCCGAACGGCGAGACGAATTCGCCTACAAACCCGGCCAGTTTCTGACGCTGCGTATTCCGAGTGATCGATCCGGCTCGGTGGCGAGGTGTTACTCGCTGGCCAGCTCGCCGTTCACCGACGACCTCCCGAAGGTCACGATCAAGCGCACCGCGGACGGCTACGGTTCGCACTGGCTGTGCGATCACGTCGACGTCGGTGACCGAATCGAGGTTCTCCCGCCGGCAGGAGCGTTCACGCCGGTCGATCTCGACGAGGACGTGCTCCTGTTCGCCGCGGGCAGTGGGATCACCCCGGTGATGTCGATCCTGAAGTCCGCGTTGAGCCAGGGCAGCGGCAAGGTCATGCTTTTCTACGCGAACCGGGACGAGAGGTCGATCATCTTCGCGGCGGAGCTGCGAGAGCTTGCCTCCCGCCACGACGATCGGCTCACCGTCGTGCACTGGCTCGAGAGTGTGCAGGGCCTGCCCACTGCGCGGCAGTTGGCGAGTCTGTCGGATCGGTGGCACGACCGCCGGGCGTATGTGTGCGGACCACGACCGTTCATGGGCGCAATTCACGAGGCGCTCGCGCTCGTCGGCATGCCGCGGAACAAGGTGCACGCCGAGGTGTTCACCTCGCTGTCGGGTGATCCGTTCGCGCCCGAGGTCGAGCAGATTCCGGTCGGTGACGAGGGGTCGACGGCCACGGTCGAGGTGCAGCTCGACGGCGACACCCATAACCTCAGCTGGCCACGCGCAGCCACCCTGGTCGACGTCATGCTGTCCAAGGGGCTCGAAGTCCCGTATTCGTGCCGTGAGGGCGAATGTGGTTCGTGCGCGTGCACCGTGATCGAGGGAGAGGTCTCGATGGACAGTGCCGCGATACTCGATCCCGAAGACATCGCGAACGGTTACATTCTCGCCTGCCAGGCACGACCCGTCAGCGAACATCTCCGAATCGAATTCTGAGTACACCCAGCGTCGGCCAGGAGTGGGGACCGCTCACCGGGAACGGGTCTGGGGCGCCCTGCCCGTCTCCACCTACCGTCCCAGTCAGGCGTTTTGCCGGCTATGTCCATCGACTGGGAGAGGAGCGCGCCCGTGAGTGCACGCACCGAAGATGCTGCTCGTGCGAACCGGATCGACACCGTGGATGCGGTGGTCGTCGGCGCCGGATTCGCCGGACTGTACGCCGTGTACAAACTGCGGAGCCTCGGCCTGACCGTCCGGGGTATCGAAACAGCTGCGGGTGTGGGCGGAACCTGGTACTGGAATCGCTACCCCGGAGCCCGCTGCGACGTCGAGAGCGTCGACTACTCGTACTCGTTTTCCCCTGAGCTCGAGCAGGAGTGGAACTGGAGCGAGAAGTACGCCACGCAACCCGAAATCCTGGCGTACATCAACCACGTCGCCGACCGTTTCGACCTCAGGGACCATTTCCTGTTCGAGACCCGGGTGACATCGGCCGAGCTGGACGAGGAATCGTTGCGGTGGGAGGTGCGTACCGACCGCGGCGACGTCCTGACGGCCCAGTACTGCATCTTCGCGACGGGTGCCTTGTCCACCGCCAATATGCCGAACATTCCCGGGCGCGAATCATTCTCGGGCGACACCCATCACACCGGTCACTGGCCGCACGAGGGGGTCGATTTCACCGGTAAGAAGGTCGGGGTGATCGGCACCGGGTCGTCGGGGATCCAATCGATCCCGCTCATCGCCGAGCAGGCGGACCACCTCTACGTGTTCCAGCGCAGCGCGAACTACAGCGTTCCCGCGGGCAATATGTCGTGGGACGACGAGATGCGGCGCGCGATCAAGGCCGGTTACGCCGAACGTCGCAGGCTCTCCCGCGAGAGTGGCGGCGGCTCGCCGTACAACGCGCATCCGAAGTCTGCGCTGGAGGTGTCCGAGGAGGAACGCCGCGCCGCCTACGAGGAGCGCTGGAAGCTGGGTGGGGTCCTGTTCGCGAAAACCTTTCCCGATCAAACCAGGACGGATGCCGCCAACGCCACCGCACGCGAATTCGCCGAGCAGAAGATTCGCCGGTTGGTCGACGACCCGGCGATTGCCGAGAAGCTGATCCCGAACGATCACCCCATCGGTACCAAGCGCATCGTCACCGACACCCACTACTTCGAAACCTACAACCGACCGAAT comes from Rhodococcus oxybenzonivorans and encodes:
- a CDS encoding ferredoxin--NADP reductase, with protein sequence MTTVTTPRNSRSVVVTVAAVVEETSEARSLVFDVPPERRDEFAYKPGQFLTLRIPSDRSGSVARCYSLASSPFTDDLPKVTIKRTADGYGSHWLCDHVDVGDRIEVLPPAGAFTPVDLDEDVLLFAAGSGITPVMSILKSALSQGSGKVMLFYANRDERSIIFAAELRELASRHDDRLTVVHWLESVQGLPTARQLASLSDRWHDRRAYVCGPRPFMGAIHEALALVGMPRNKVHAEVFTSLSGDPFAPEVEQIPVGDEGSTATVEVQLDGDTHNLSWPRAATLVDVMLSKGLEVPYSCREGECGSCACTVIEGEVSMDSAAILDPEDIANGYILACQARPVSEHLRIEF
- a CDS encoding flavin-containing monooxygenase; its protein translation is MSARTEDAARANRIDTVDAVVVGAGFAGLYAVYKLRSLGLTVRGIETAAGVGGTWYWNRYPGARCDVESVDYSYSFSPELEQEWNWSEKYATQPEILAYINHVADRFDLRDHFLFETRVTSAELDEESLRWEVRTDRGDVLTAQYCIFATGALSTANMPNIPGRESFSGDTHHTGHWPHEGVDFTGKKVGVIGTGSSGIQSIPLIAEQADHLYVFQRSANYSVPAGNMSWDDEMRRAIKAGYAERRRLSRESGGGSPYNAHPKSALEVSEEERRAAYEERWKLGGVLFAKTFPDQTRTDAANATAREFAEQKIRRLVDDPAIAEKLIPNDHPIGTKRIVTDTHYFETYNRPNVTLVDLKETPIESITRSGITTTDTEYTLDTLVFATGFDAMTGALDRMRIVGRAGVSLAECWSEGPKTYLGVGVPGFPNMFVVTGPGSPSVLANMVLGAEQHIDWIAACIEHLWENDYDAIEATVPATDRWVEHCRELASTTLFPLANSWYMGANIPGKPRVFMPYIGGFGAYGKILAEVADEGFRGFDFCRSRTRLADRVG
- a CDS encoding SDR family NAD(P)-dependent oxidoreductase, whose translation is MGKLDGKVALITGAGQGIGQGIALALAKEGAAIAVAGRTESKLVGTCERLTALGARSVPVVCDVSRRDDIVAAVERTVDAFGGVDILVNNANDCKPGPILSVVDDEYERSFATGPLATLRMMQSCHPHMKVRGGGVIVNLVTSAAVRWDASNYGAYGSIKEGMRSLTRSAACEWGTDGIRVLSVAPHAKTPALERWMNDNPEEAAEFVAGIPLGRVGDAETDIGRAVVFLVGEDAGYLTGATIPLDGGQSRWG